The Flavobacteriales bacterium genome contains the following window.
CTACCGCTCGGTGCCCTACTTCGATGCCGCCGTTACGCGCAAGTCGCTCTTCATCCGAACTGCGAACGTCACGATCACAAGCAGCTTGGGCACCGATGTGCTCGTGGTCGATTCCGTGGAAGACCTCTTCGCCTGCGAGTACAACTACTTCTTCAAGGGCAACATCGTCACACAGCCCAACATCACCTTCTCGCTGAACATCGACGCGGAAGGAAAGACCTACACCGCGCAGACCACCACTGACCAGACCGCCACCACCATCACCTCCACGGGTTACACGCCCGTGTTCAACGACATCTACGGCGAGCACGAGGGTGTGATCGTGGACTACAACGATGTGCCGGGTGAAGAGAATTTCTACCGCTACCAGATGGCGCGCATCATCGACAGCACCACCACCTTGGGTGAAGGCGGCTTGTTCAGCATCTGCACCCACGGTTCCTTCTTCCCGGTGCTGGAGATCGGCCGCGCCATTTACAAGGATGCCAACCAGGACGGGCTACCACAAGAGATCGTGATCGAACCCGCCTACAAGCACAAGAGCGGCGACATCGGCTACATCCGCATGCAGAGCGTGGACAAGAACGCGGCCGTGTTCTACGATCAGCTCGATCGCCAGAAGCTCTCGCAGTTCAACCCCTTCGTGGAGCCGGTGTTCCTAACGCCGATACAGTTCCCAGAGGCCCTCGGGGTGTTCGGGTCGTACGCGTTGAGCGATTCGGTGGTGTTCGTGTTCCCGGAGTGAGGAACAGTGGATCACTGAACGGTCCGTTCAGAACTGAAAGAGGCCGCGCATTTGCCCGGCCTCTTTCAGTTCACCCCCAGCACGGGCACCGGGACGTTCGCAAACCCGGCACCCGCGCCTCAGAGGCAACACACGGTACCAAACCAAAGGATCGTGTGGTACAAAGGATGCCCCGATCCCTGTCCACATTCTGTGCGCGCACCCGCTCAGGATCCGGACAGGATCCCCAGCATAGCTTGCAAGCATGAAAGTGCTGTTGATCGAGGACGAACAGGAATTGCGCCGCTCCATTCGCGCGTTCTTGCAGGATGTCGGCTTCCTCGTGGAATCCGCCAACGACTTCCCTTCCGCCATGGAGAAGGCGGAGCAATACGCCTATGATGCTGTGCTGGTGGACATCACCTTGCCAAAGGGCAGTGGCTTGGACATCGTGCGGATGCTACGCAAACAGAACCCCAACACCGGCATCATCATCATATCGGCCAAGGGCTCGCTGGATGACAAGATCCTCGGCCTGGACCTCGGTGCCGACGACTACTTGCCCAAGCCCTTTCACCTTCCGGAACTGGTCGCACGCTTGCGCGCGCTCATCCGCCGCAAGCAGTTCGCGGGTAATCAGGCCATCGAACTGGACGAACTCCGCATTGTGCCGGATGACAAGCTGGTGGAAGTCAACGGCCAGCGCGTGGACCTTACCGTGATGCAGTTCGACCTGCTGCTCTTCCTTGTGGCCAACAAGGACCGCGTGCTCTCGCGCACCGCCATCGTGGAGCACGTCTGGGGCGAAATGGCCGACCGCTTGGACCACGATCATTTCCTCTACTCGCACATGAAGAACCTCCGGAAGAAGTTGTTGGAGAAGGGCAGCAAGGACCGCATCCAAACAGTGTACGGTCTGGGGTATCGGTTAAGCTCACACGCATGAAACTGCTGCAACGTACCTCGCGCTACCAGTTCGTCCTTGCCATCCCGTTGGTGATCATGGGTACGGCCATCGGCTACGTCGTGCTCAGCGCCGTGGTGGCAGCTCAGGTCGATGAGCAGATGGAACACCAGACACAACATATCGTCCAGCAACTGCGCAAGGGTGAACGCACCTTCACTTCCAACGCACCGGATGAATTCATTTCGGTAATACCAGGACAGGTCTCGGAGCCCATGACGGTGGACACCGCCATGCTCGACCCGGAGGAGGATGAGATGGCGCCGTGGCGGTTGATGCGCTCATCGGTGCGCTTGCCCGATGCCGGGTCCTTCACCATCGCCGTGGGTCGTTCGCTGGTGGAAACGGAAGACCTTGTGCTTGGCGTAGCGGTGAGCATGACCCTGCTCTTGGCGCTGGTAGCCTTGGGCAATGTGCTGCTGAACCGCTGGCTTGCCAAGCGCTTGTGGCAACCCTTCCACGATACCTTGGATGAGTTGGGGCGCTTCCAACTCGACGGAACGCGTTCTGCTCGTTGGCCCAAGACCGATATCGAGGAGTTCGCAACGCTCAACGGTGCGCTCTCCAACATGACCGCGAAGATGCGTTCCGACTTCACCGCGCAGAAGCGCTTCACCGAACAGGCCGCGCACGAACTGCAAACACCACTGGCCATCTTGCAAGGCAAACTGGACCAGCTCATCCAATCGCCGAACATCGGCGAGCAGGAAGCCGGTGTGATCGACGGCCTGTTCCAAGCGCGCGAACGCATGGGCCGCACCGTCTCCAACATGCTGCTGCTCGCCCGCATCGGCAACCAGCAGTTCCCGCCGCAAGCCATCGACTGGTTCGCGCTCTTCCAGGACCAACACCAAGCCTTGCAAGACCTCATCGCCCAGCGCGGCATCCGGTTCAACCTGCGGCAGGATCAACCGTGTTTGTTGCGCTTGCACCCCTTGCTCGCCGAAGTGCTCGTGTCCAACCTCGTGCGCAATGCCGTGCAGCACAACATACCTGCGGGCACGGTGAACGTGGTGCTCGGTGCGGATGGTTTCATGGTCGTGAACACCGGGCCTGCCCTCACCACCGATCCCGGCAAGCTCTTCGAGCGCTTCGCCAAGGACGATCCCACCAGCAATTCCACCGGCCTCGGCCTATCCATGGTGAAGGAGATCGCCGACCAGAACGGGATCCAACTTAGCTACGGGTATGCAGCGGGCGTACACACCTTGGTGGTACGAGGCGAATGATGTGCGCGATCGTTTGGCCAGCTTGGTCTTGATCCCGCTTAAGTTGTGCGTGGTCATCGTATTTCCCTGATGAAGACATCGGTCCTTTCCCTCGTTGGTGTATTCATCGGGTTGCTCCACCCATTGGGTAGTGCAGCCCAAGCGCCCAATGGACCTGCGATCCAGAAAGCAAACTGGTGCATTGTCCCGGCATTCCAATACGGATACGTCTTCCCTACGAACCATTTCTTGCGCGGAAGCAATCGCGAGCAGGAGCCCATCCGCGCTTTCGGCGCGGCTTCCATACGGCTTGGCAAGCAGACCACGGGCAACAAGCCATGGCAGCTGAACTATGCGAATCCGGTCTATGGTGTTGGCATCAGCGCCATTCGCTTCAGCGAACCGGAGGAACTGGGAAAGCCCTTTGCCGTCTTCGGTTACTTCAACGCCCCCTTCCATCGGTGGACGAAGCTGTCGTTGGAATATGATATCGCTTTGGGCCTTGCTTTCAACTGGAAGCCCTTCAACCCGGTGAACAACGCGAACAACCTTTCCATCGGGGCCAAGGAGAGCGTGTACCTGGATGTTGGTGTGCAGGCGGCGTTCCGGTTGGTCGGTCGGTTCTCCGGTAGTGCGGGGTTGAGCATCGCCCATTATTCCAACGGCGCCCTCAAGAAGCCGAACCTTGGCGTCAACACGGTTGCGCCCCGGATGGCCTTGCGCTATGACCTGTACACGGTTCCCTTGTCGCGACCGGTCAAGTCACAGCGCGCACCCTTCACTGCTTCCACCCAGCTCGACCTATCGGTCTTTGCCGGGTCGCAGAACGTGATCTACGACTCGCTTCCCGTGGATGTAGTCGAGGGGTACGAGGGGGTGAACTTCCTGGCCATGGGGGTGAACGTGTGCTTGGCGCGGCACCTTACGCACAAGAGCAAGATCGGCTTCGGCTTCACCGCCGACTACAACGGTGCGCACGATGCGCAAGTGAGCGTGGACAATGGCGAAGTGGAAGCAGCGGACAGCCCTTTTGCGGACAAGCTCCAGCTCAGTGTGTTCCCTTCCTATGAACTGGTCGTACACCGCGTATCGGTGCTTGTTCAACCTTCGTTCTATGTCGCACGCAAGAACATTCCACAGCAAACGCCGTGGTTCTACCAGCGCATCGGCATCAAGTACCATGCTTACCGGAACCTCTTCGTCGGTGTGAGTTTGCGCGCCTACCAGTTCAACGTTTCGGAATTCCTGGAGTGGAACATCGGGTATCGCTTCATCCGGAACAAGGGCAACCCTCTAAGCCCATGAGCACGGGTGGCGTAGGTCCCGGCCGAACGGATCCACATTCCAGACAGGATCATGAACTCTCTTTGAACCGTAAACCCGAACCAACATGAACTACGCACTGCCGACCTTGCTCATGCTCTCGCTCAGCATGAACGCCTGCGCACAGAAAGTGAGCGAAGCCGATGTACCCCAACCCGTGAAGGCCGCCTTCATGAAACAATTCCCCAAGGCCGAACACGCCAAATGGGAAATGGAGGACAAGAAGGACTACGAGGTGAACTTCCAGCAAGGCGCCACCAAGTGGTCCGCCAAGTACGCCGCCGATGCCAAGTGGCTGGAAACCGAACACGCCATCAAGCCGGAAGAACTACCCGCGCCGGTGCGCGCTGCCATCGCCGCCAACTACGCGGACCACAAACTGGAAGCCGCCGAGGTGGCCGAGAGCCCCCAAGGCATCGTGTATGAGGTGGACCTGGAGAAAGGAGAGCACAGCATGGAAGTGGTGTTCGCCGCGGATGGCAAAGTGGTGAAGAGCCTGGTGACGGAAGAGGTGAAAAGGATGAAGGGCCGGACGAGAAGGACTGATCGATCGGTCAAGCGGGCCGGGGCGCAAGCTCCGGCCCGCGCCAATTCAATCCACCGCTTTCCCTGCGTTGCGCTTGCGGAAATGCTCGCGCAAGCTGCTGAAGTTGGCGATCACGAGCACGGTGAGGAAGAACGCGAGCATCAGTTCGCCCATCGCTAGGACCCTGGCCGAAGTAGAGACCGGCAGGATATCACCGAAGCCCGCTGTGGTGAAGGTGCTCATACTGTAATACACCATGTCTACCGCCCGATGCCACAACGACCCCGCCAAACCGACGCCCGATAGGGCCGTAGGATCCACTTCGAGCAAAGCGAGATTGTCCAACGCGAAGGAGGCCACGAACAGCAAGGCGTACAAGCTGATCATGGCGAAGAGGTGCTGCTGGTCAAGATCATGGTCCGACGTTCGGGCGATACGGCGGAACATCTCGAACATGCCGAACACGGTCTTGCCACATGCGAACAACACCACGATCAACTCATCCCAGAACACATCCCGCAGCTCGCGCTGCACGAAGAGCAGCACTATGTATCCCGAGAGCAGGATCAGAACGAAGATCACCAGCGGGCGAACAAGTGCAGCCATGCTTCAAAGATGATGATCGCCATGGGAGCCGATGGTCGTAACCTTGTTTCAACCCGATCGCCAATGGCCATGAACGATAACGCCGCGTACATCAAACGCATGCTCGCCACTGAGGATGCGCAACTCGCGCGCCTGCACCGGATCGTGGAGGAAGCAATGAACGAGGAACGGAGCCTGGCGGCCCGCATCGCGGAGGAAGGGCGGGAGGATCGGCGCGGCTTGGGTGAACGCCTTGCCGACCAAGTGGCGTCATTCGGCGGTAGCTGGACCTTCATCCTCAGCTTTCTGGGCATCCTCGTGGTCTGGATCATTCTCAATGCGATCTTCTTGCACGAAAAGGGCTTCGATCCCTACCCCTTCATCCTGCTCAACTTGGTGTTATCCTGCATCGCCGCGTTGCAGGCACCGGTGATCATGATGAGCCAGAACCGCAAAGAAGCGAAGGACAGGCTGCGGGCCGAGAACGACTACTTGATCAACCTGCGCGCCGAACTGGAGATCCGCAGCCTGCACCGCAAATTGGATCTGAGCATCGAGGACCAGTTCAAGCACTTGTGCTCCATTCAACAAATGCAACTCGACCAGTTGGAGCGGTTGGATCAGCGCTTGGTACGCATGGAAAGCAACCTCCCGAAAGGATGAACACCATTTTTAAGGGGCACATCGTCGTTCGCGGGTCATCGTCGGTTCCCCGAACGGTGCTGCTTCTGTTGTTGGTCTTTCCGGGTGCTGGACTGGTCGCCCAGCAACAGGGCCTCGACTTCTACCTCGCCACAGGTTTGGAACGCAGCCCGTTGCTGAAGGACTACGGCTACCAACTAAGCGCGCTGGACCTGGATAGCGCCAAGGTGCGAGCCACCTTCGGGCCGCAAGTGAGCGGAACCGGCCAGTACCTCTACGCACCCTACGACAAGCACTGGGGCTACGACGTGAACGTCACCAACGGCGGCTTGTATTCCGCCGTGGTTGGCGCCAGGCTGCCCTTGTTCAACAAGAACCAGAAGCAGGCGCAACTATCCGGCATCGCGGTGCAACACAACAGTGTGCGCACCGGCGCGGCGGTCACAACGCTGGACTTGCGCAGGAGCATAGCAGGGCAATACATCGCGGTATATGCCGATCAACGCGCGTTGGAATTCACCGAAAGCCAGGTGCGCTTGCTCACCGAGCAGGAACAGGTACTGAAGCACTTGGCCGAGCGTGGCCTTTACCAACAAACGGACCTGCTCGCCCTGCAAGTGAGCCTGCAAGCCCAACGCATCGCGGCGCGGCAGGCACAAGCCCTTTTCCGCAACGACCTCTACGCCCTCAACCAACTGTGCGGCGTGCAGGATACCACCACCATTCGCCTCTTGCCGCCGGAGCTTGTTCCCAGCACCGCCTTCAATGCCGATGCTTCGCCCGTGATGCAGCAATTCCGCTTGGATAGTGTCAGCAACACCATCGCCGACCGCACCATCGACCTGGCATACCGGCCAAGGCTGAACATCACCGGCGATCTGGGCTTGAACGCCATTACCTACACCGATATCCCCAACCGTTTCGGTGGCAGCGCAGGCATGAACCTGAACGTGCCCATCTACGATGGTCGACAACGGCGCTTGGAACACGACCGCATCGCCTTGCGCGAACAGACCCGGCAAGCCTATCAGACCTTCTACCTCGATCAATTGGCCCAACGCCACGGTCAGTTCCAGGAAGCATTGCGCCGCGCCGAAGTGTTGCTCGCAGAACTGCAACAACAGTCCACCGAAGAGGAACGGTTGATCGCCTTGTACCGCTTGGAACTGGAGGGTGGCCTCGTGCGCCTTACCGACTTGTTCCTCGTGTTGAACAACCACGCGGCAACCGTATCGGCGCTCATCCAGTCCGACGCTGATCGCGCACGCATCATCAACGAACTCATCCACCTGAAATGATCCGGTGTCACCGTACATATCCTGCGGCTGCGGCCATCCTGCTCTTGCTGGCTTCCTGTGGTACTGATGCGGGCGCACCTGCCGCAGCGGACCTGGGTCCGCGTACGCCTGTTACCATCACGCACGTCCAGCGCGACACCATCGCGAAGAGCGTATTACTGAACGCCACCGCGCAATTCCTCCGGAAGAACTCGGTGCGCGCCAACATCACCGGCACGGTGGACCGTGCCTTCGTTGCGCTCGGTGATCATGTGCGTGCGGGCCAGCCGCTCTATGTCATCCGCACCAAGGAGGCGGAAGCGCTCGGTGCGTTCGCGGCGCAGGACAGCACCTTCCGCGTAAAAGGTCTGATCACGATCAAAGCAGCTTCCGATGGGGTGATCGTACAGATGGACAAGCTGCTGAACGACTATGTGAACGACGGCGATCAGTTGGCCATCATCGCGGACGGCGGCAGCTCGGTGTTCATCGTCACCGTGCCCTACGAACTGAACGAACACGCGCGCATCGGTACGCCATGCACCATCGAGCTCCCCGATTCCACGCAGGTGCGCGGCACCATCACCACGCGACTTTCCACGGTGGACGCCTTGGCACAGACCCAGGGCTTCGTGGTGAAACCCACCAACGGCGCATCGTTCCCCGAAGGGCTCATCGGTACGGTGCGCTTCAGTGTGCAAGAGCACCCGAACGCACAAGTGGTGCCCGCAACCACGGTGCTGGGCAATGAGGAGATGACTGCGTTCTGGGTGATGCGCTTGATCGATGACAGCACGGCCGTGCGCGTACCCATCGAACGCGGCATCGCTGCGAACGACCAAGTGGAACTGCTCACGCCCACCTTCGATCCGGGCGATCGGCTGCTCCTCACCGGTGGCTATGGCTTGGGAGATACCGCGAGTATAATGTTACCCATTCGTTGAACTTGAGCTGCATAGCATGGTCACGTTGAACGCACGAAAATTGTTGGAAAGGCTCATCCTGTCCGCGCTTGCCCTGTCGGGTCCCGAAGTGCTGTTTGGTCAAGAGAGAGATACGCTTTCGTTCATCCGGTCGAAGCGGCTTTCGGATGCGGATCTGGCCAAGAAGCGGGAAGGAAGGTTCATTACAGGACTTCCTGATGTTTCATCGGACCCGGTTACCGGGGTTGGATTCGGCGTTCGAACCAACATCTATTGGAACGGCACCCGTGACAATCCGCTCTTCGCGCACACGCCCTACTTGATGAAACTGAAGGCCAATGCTGCTTACTACACTTCCAATGCCAGGGAACTCATCCTTGCGTTGGATATCCCCTACTACAAGGGGTCGCGGTGGCGGTTCAAGATCGATGTGAAGGCACAACAGAATCCGACCAATCTCTATTTCGGCTCCACGGCTGCCACGCTCGGCCCGCTGCGGCTTCCATCAACATCGGAAGGGGGTCCCACCTTCGCCACTTATGACGAATTCGACCGTGCGCGCAAAACGCTAAGGCCCGGTGGCCCAGGCGAAGCGGATTTCGTGACCGACGCCTTGTCAAATCGGTTCAGGGAGACCGAGTACATGCTTAACCTGAAGGCGGACTATGCGCTTGGGAACGGCAAATGGCGTGTGATGTCCGGCTATGAGATCCAGCACCTGGGCTATGACACGTTCGAGGGCACGCAAGCGGAAGCTGTCGATCCCGCGACGGGGGAGTCAGTGATGGCTCCGAACGGTACGTCGTTATTGCGCCAGGACTTCGTGCAGGGGGCGATATCGGGCTTGGATGGAGGTCGAGTTTCCATTCTCCAAGCCGCGTTGATCTATGACACGCGGGATCTGGAGCCCGACCCTTCCAATGGGCTCTATTTCGAGATCGCCAATGAGTACGCTGGTAAGTACATCGGTTCGCAATTCGACTTCAACAAGCTCTTCGTTCAAGCGCGCGCCTACCGAAAGCTGCCATGGGGCCGTCGCACCGTTCTTGCTTTCCGTTCAGCAGCCGGCAACATTTTCGGTAGCAACGCGCCGTTCTTCGAATTCCAGGACCAATGGAGTCCGGATGGCAGCGTGAACGCACTGGGAGGAAAGCAGTCGCTGCGCGGATACCGGGCCAATCGATTTCTGGCGCGGTCCCTCTGGTTCGCCAACATTGAACTGCGCATCCGGGTCGCGGAGACGCGCTTCTTGAAGCAACTGTTCGCGTTCAGCATCACACCGTTCTACGACACGGGTACGGTAAGGGATCGCTGGCAGGATCTGAACTTCCGTGATCTGCGATCCTCCTATGGAGGCGGTGTGCGCATCGCTTGGAATCAATCCACCATCATCTCCCTCGACATCGGAGCTTCCCAGGAGGATAGGCTGCTCTATTTCGGTATTGGTCAAGTGTTTTGAGCATGGTATACATGAGCTGCTTTTCCCAAGCGAATGATGTCCCGGTTACTTGGATCCCGCGCAGCGGGATGGTCGTCGTTGTAAATGGATCCTTAACCCAATGAAGGACTTCTTCGTCCGGTACAAGAACCCGGTAGCCGTGGTGTTGGCGCTCATCCTCATGGGCGGCTTGTTCGCGTATTCCCGTTTACAGTCGTCCTTGTTCCCAGAGGTCACCTTTCCCAAGATCAAGGTGATCGCCGACAGTGGCTTGCAACCCGTGGACAAGATGATGGTGACGGTGACGCGCCCACTGGAAGCCGTCATCAAGCGCACGCCGCACCTCAAAAACATCCGCAGTGTCACCAGTCGCGGCAGTTGCGAGATCAGCGCCTTCCTCGATTGGAGCGCCGACGTCGACCTGGGCAAGCAACAGATCACCGCCGCCATCGACCAGGTGCGCAGCGAACTGCCGCCGGGCACCACCATCGCCGTGGAGAAGATGAACCCCTCCATCCTTCCGGTGATGGGCTATGTCATCGGCGGTGGCGGCAAGAGCGACATCGAGTTGGACCTCATCGCCAACTACACCGTGAAACCTTACCTCGCGCAAGTGGATGGCGTGAGCGACGTGCGTGTGATCGGCGGGCGCAAGAAGGAATACCGCATCACCCTGCGTCCCGAACGCATGAGCGCCTTGGGCGTCAATCCCGATGCGATCACCGCTGCATTGGCCCGCACCAACTTCATCAACAGCAACGGCTTCCTCTTCACCAACCACCGTATGTACCTGAGCGTCACCGACGCCACCGTGGGTTCGCTGGACGAGTTGCGGCAATTAGTGATCTCCAACGATGGCAAACGCATCAAGCGCCTGCAAGACCTGGCGGAAGTCGGTATCGCCGAGGAACCGCAATACATCCGCGTCAACGCCAATGGCACCAACGCCGTATTGCTTGCGGTGGTGAAGCAGCCCGCCACCAACCTCATCACCCTTTCCGATGATGTGAAGAAGCGCGTGGACGAGTTGAACAACGGCCTGCTTCCAAAGGGTGTAACACTGTCACCCTACTACGTGCAGTCGGAATTCGTGAGCGAGTCCATCAAGAGCGTGCGCGATAGTTTGCTCATCGGCCTGTTGTTGGCCATTGCCGTAGCGGTGGTCTTCCTGCGATCGTTGCGCTCCAGCCTCGTCCTGCTCATCACCATTCCCATCACATTGGGCCTGTCGCTGGTGGTGATGTACGCGTTCGGCTACACGCTCAACATCATGACCCTAGGTGCGCTCGCTGCTGCCATCGGCCTCATCATCGACGATGCCATCGTGGTGGTGGAACAGATCCACCGCACCCACGAGGAACATCCCGGCAGGCCCACGCGCGAGTTGCTCAGTGGTTCCGTGCGCTACCTGCTTCCCGCCATGGTCGGCAGCTCGCTCAGCACCATCGTCATCTTCCTGCCCTTCATACTGTTGAGCGGCGTGGCGGGCGCGTACTTCCGCGTGCTCGCGGATACCATGATGATCACGCTCGCCTGTTCGTTCGTAGTCACTTGGATCGGCCTGCCTGTAGTCTATCTCCTGCTGCCCGAAGAGCGCAGGTCGAAAAAGGTCGTTGAAGAAGCTCCGGATCCCGAAAGCGAAGACACGGAGCGCAAGCCCGGCGCATGGGTGGGCTGGTTCATCCGCCGTCCGTGGTTGAGCGTGGGCTTCGTGGTGCTCGTCGGTTTCTTCGCGTGGATCGCTTCGCGCCACCTGGAAACCGGCTTCCTCCCTGAAATGGACGAAGGCTCCATCGTGCTGGATTACACCTCACCGCCCGGCACTTCATTGGAAGAGACCGACCGCATGCTGCGCGAAGCGGAGAAGACCTTGGCCGAGGTGCCGGAAGTCGAGAGCTACAGTCGGCGCACCGGCACGCAGATGGGCTTCTTCATCACCGAACCCAACTACGGCGACTACCTCATCCAACTGCGCAAGGACCGCAAACGCACAACCCTCGACGTCATCGACGACATCCGCCGCCGGTATGAAGCATCACAACCCGCCTTGCGCATCGACTTCGGCCAGGTGATCGGCGACATGCTCGGCGACCTCATGAGCAGCACCCAGCCCATCGAGATCAAGGTCTACGGCAACGACCAGCACCGCTTGCAGGCGCTTGCTCGCGAAGTGGCGCACGTTGTGGAACGCACGCCGGGAACAGCGGATGCGTTCGACGGCATCAACATCGCCGGACCGTCGGTGAACGTGGAAAGCAACGATCAAGCCTTGGCGCAGCGCGGTCTTTCACCACAGGACTTGCAAAGCCAATTGCAGACACAGTCCCAAGGCACTCCCATCGGGTCCTTGTTCGAGCGGCAGCAGCTCACACCCGTGCGCATGGTATACCCCAACGCGGCGGGCGCTTCCTTGGACGACCTGCGCGGCGCGCAGCTCTTCCTCCCGGATGGCCGCTTGGTCCGCGCTTCGGAAGTCGCGTCGATCACCGTCGGCCCCGGTGAAGCGGAGATCGAACGCGAGAACCTGCAACTGATGGTGCCTGTGACCGCGCGGCTGGACAACCGCGACCTCGGCAGCGTAATGGCCGACATACAGCGCAGCATTGCGACCGATATACACTTGCCCCAAGGCTACCACATCACCTACGGCGGTGCGTTCCAGGAACAGCAACAGTCCTTCAGTGAACTGCTGGTGATCCTGCTTGTCGCCAGCCTCCTCGTGTTCACCGTCCTGCTCTTCCTCTTCGGGGAATTGCGCGTGGCCTTGCTCATCCTGGTGCTTGCGGTGCTCGGTGTCAGCGGCTGCATCCTGGCGCTCTACCTCACCAATACCGCGCTCAACGTGGGCAGCTACACGGGCATCATCATGATCATCGGCATCATCGCCGAGAACGCCATCTTCACCTACCTCCAGTTCGCGCACAACCGCGAAACGCTGGGCGTGGATGAGGCGCTCACCTTCGCCATCGGCACCCGCCTTCGC
Protein-coding sequences here:
- a CDS encoding acyloxyacyl hydrolase, with amino-acid sequence MKTSVLSLVGVFIGLLHPLGSAAQAPNGPAIQKANWCIVPAFQYGYVFPTNHFLRGSNREQEPIRAFGAASIRLGKQTTGNKPWQLNYANPVYGVGISAIRFSEPEELGKPFAVFGYFNAPFHRWTKLSLEYDIALGLAFNWKPFNPVNNANNLSIGAKESVYLDVGVQAAFRLVGRFSGSAGLSIAHYSNGALKKPNLGVNTVAPRMALRYDLYTVPLSRPVKSQRAPFTASTQLDLSVFAGSQNVIYDSLPVDVVEGYEGVNFLAMGVNVCLARHLTHKSKIGFGFTADYNGAHDAQVSVDNGEVEAADSPFADKLQLSVFPSYELVVHRVSVLVQPSFYVARKNIPQQTPWFYQRIGIKYHAYRNLFVGVSLRAYQFNVSEFLEWNIGYRFIRNKGNPLSP
- a CDS encoding PepSY-like domain-containing protein → MNYALPTLLMLSLSMNACAQKVSEADVPQPVKAAFMKQFPKAEHAKWEMEDKKDYEVNFQQGATKWSAKYAADAKWLETEHAIKPEELPAPVRAAIAANYADHKLEAAEVAESPQGIVYEVDLEKGEHSMEVVFAADGKVVKSLVTEEVKRMKGRTRRTDRSVKRAGAQAPARANSIHRFPCVALAEMLAQAAEVGDHEHGEEEREHQFAHR
- a CDS encoding HlyD family efflux transporter periplasmic adaptor subunit — encoded protein: MIRCHRTYPAAAAILLLLASCGTDAGAPAAADLGPRTPVTITHVQRDTIAKSVLLNATAQFLRKNSVRANITGTVDRAFVALGDHVRAGQPLYVIRTKEAEALGAFAAQDSTFRVKGLITIKAASDGVIVQMDKLLNDYVNDGDQLAIIADGGSSVFIVTVPYELNEHARIGTPCTIELPDSTQVRGTITTRLSTVDALAQTQGFVVKPTNGASFPEGLIGTVRFSVQEHPNAQVVPATTVLGNEEMTAFWVMRLIDDSTAVRVPIERGIAANDQVELLTPTFDPGDRLLLTGGYGLGDTASIMLPIR
- a CDS encoding DUF4249 family protein is translated as MRTSIPVIVGAVCTTFLLFSGCTKDITVVPLAYDTKPVIECMLTPGQVPKLYIYRSVPYFDAAVTRKSLFIRTANVTITSSLGTDVLVVDSVEDLFACEYNYFFKGNIVTQPNITFSLNIDAEGKTYTAQTTTDQTATTITSTGYTPVFNDIYGEHEGVIVDYNDVPGEENFYRYQMARIIDSTTTLGEGGLFSICTHGSFFPVLEIGRAIYKDANQDGLPQEIVIEPAYKHKSGDIGYIRMQSVDKNAAVFYDQLDRQKLSQFNPFVEPVFLTPIQFPEALGVFGSYALSDSVVFVFPE
- a CDS encoding HAMP domain-containing histidine kinase; translation: MKLLQRTSRYQFVLAIPLVIMGTAIGYVVLSAVVAAQVDEQMEHQTQHIVQQLRKGERTFTSNAPDEFISVIPGQVSEPMTVDTAMLDPEEDEMAPWRLMRSSVRLPDAGSFTIAVGRSLVETEDLVLGVAVSMTLLLALVALGNVLLNRWLAKRLWQPFHDTLDELGRFQLDGTRSARWPKTDIEEFATLNGALSNMTAKMRSDFTAQKRFTEQAAHELQTPLAILQGKLDQLIQSPNIGEQEAGVIDGLFQARERMGRTVSNMLLLARIGNQQFPPQAIDWFALFQDQHQALQDLIAQRGIRFNLRQDQPCLLRLHPLLAEVLVSNLVRNAVQHNIPAGTVNVVLGADGFMVVNTGPALTTDPGKLFERFAKDDPTSNSTGLGLSMVKEIADQNGIQLSYGYAAGVHTLVVRGE
- a CDS encoding response regulator transcription factor, producing the protein MKVLLIEDEQELRRSIRAFLQDVGFLVESANDFPSAMEKAEQYAYDAVLVDITLPKGSGLDIVRMLRKQNPNTGIIIISAKGSLDDKILGLDLGADDYLPKPFHLPELVARLRALIRRKQFAGNQAIELDELRIVPDDKLVEVNGQRVDLTVMQFDLLLFLVANKDRVLSRTAIVEHVWGEMADRLDHDHFLYSHMKNLRKKLLEKGSKDRIQTVYGLGYRLSSHA
- a CDS encoding TolC family protein, with amino-acid sequence MNTIFKGHIVVRGSSSVPRTVLLLLLVFPGAGLVAQQQGLDFYLATGLERSPLLKDYGYQLSALDLDSAKVRATFGPQVSGTGQYLYAPYDKHWGYDVNVTNGGLYSAVVGARLPLFNKNQKQAQLSGIAVQHNSVRTGAAVTTLDLRRSIAGQYIAVYADQRALEFTESQVRLLTEQEQVLKHLAERGLYQQTDLLALQVSLQAQRIAARQAQALFRNDLYALNQLCGVQDTTTIRLLPPELVPSTAFNADASPVMQQFRLDSVSNTIADRTIDLAYRPRLNITGDLGLNAITYTDIPNRFGGSAGMNLNVPIYDGRQRRLEHDRIALREQTRQAYQTFYLDQLAQRHGQFQEALRRAEVLLAELQQQSTEEERLIALYRLELEGGLVRLTDLFLVLNNHAATVSALIQSDADRARIINELIHLK
- a CDS encoding DUF1003 domain-containing protein; translation: MMIAMGADGRNLVSTRSPMAMNDNAAYIKRMLATEDAQLARLHRIVEEAMNEERSLAARIAEEGREDRRGLGERLADQVASFGGSWTFILSFLGILVVWIILNAIFLHEKGFDPYPFILLNLVLSCIAALQAPVIMMSQNRKEAKDRLRAENDYLINLRAELEIRSLHRKLDLSIEDQFKHLCSIQQMQLDQLERLDQRLVRMESNLPKG